One genomic window of Chelonoidis abingdonii isolate Lonesome George chromosome 5, CheloAbing_2.0, whole genome shotgun sequence includes the following:
- the ERI1 gene encoding 3'-5' exoribonuclease 1 isoform X2, with amino-acid sequence MSRNELRAKLAEFKLETRGVKDVLKKRLKNYYKKQKLMQKEPTNGDSYYDYICVIDFEATCEEDNQSEFTHEIIEFPIVLLNTHTLEIEDTFQQYVKPEINPQLSNFCINLTGITQDHVDKADAFPQVLQNVVDWMRQRELGTKYSYTILTDGSWDMSKFLNIQCRISHIKYPSFAKKWINIRKSYGNFYKVPRNQTKLTIMLEKLGMNYHGRPHSGLDDSKNIARIAIRMLQDGCELHVNERIHGGQLMSVSSSAPVEGAPAPQMPRFRN; translated from the exons GGGAGTGAAAGATGTACTGAAAAAGAGGTTGAAGAACTACTATAAGAAGCAGAAGCTGATGCAGAAGGAGCCCACTAATGGAGACAGTTACTATGATTACATCTGTGTTATTGACTTTGAAGCAACCTGTGAAGAGGACAATCAGTCTGAATTTACACATGAAATAATTGAATTTCCTATTGTTTTATTAAATACTCATACCCTAGAAATA GAGGATACCTTTCAACAGTATGTGAAACCAGAGATTAATCCCCAGCTTTCAAATTTCTGCATCAATCTGACAGGAATCACTCAG GACCACGTAGACAAAGCTGATGCATTTCCTCAGGTTCTACAAAATGTTGTAGACTGGATGAGACAGAGAGAGCTGGGAACCAAATATAGCTATACCATATTGACTGATGG gtCTTGGGATATGAGTAAATTTCTGAATATCCAGTGCCGTATCAGCCATATCAAATATCCCTCTTTTGCCAAAAAGTGGATCAACATTCGCAAATCCTATGGAAACTTCTACAAG GTTCCCAGAAACCAGACCAAGCTAACAATCATGCTTGAAAAGCTGGGAATGAACTATCATGGGCGTCCTCATAGTGGACTTGATGACTCTAAGAACATTGCACGGATAGCTATACGTATGCTTCAGGATGGATGTGAGCTGCATGTGAATGAGAGAATTCATGGTGGGCAGCTAATGAGTGTATCATCCTCTGCCCCAGTAGAGGGAGCCCCTGCTCCACAGATGCCCCGTTTTAGAAACTAG